The genomic window ACATATACATGAATTTCATAGTAGCTTTTCTTAAATTTTCTATAAATTTTACATACTTTTTTGACCGAGCCATCGTTTCTTCATAAATAAAATGTTTACGGTGCTTAATTAATTTCATTAATACTTTACTACATATGGCGCGTGACTCCTTATGAACAAGATTAGCGGCTTGTTTTGGATTGTCTTTTTTTAATAGGTGATATTTTGGTAACATTTCTTTTATTTCATCAGGGTCAATGGCAATAGCTTCAATCTTTTTTCTTTTAA from Anaerobacillus sp. CMMVII includes these protein-coding regions:
- a CDS encoding zeta toxin family protein, encoding MAILVGGGTASGKTSLRKSVIPQLLKRKKIEAIAIDPDEIKEMLPKYHLLKKDNPKQAANLVHKESRAICSKVLMKLIKHRKHFIYEETMARSKKYVKFIENLRKATMKFMYM